One Natrinema marinum genomic window carries:
- a CDS encoding Na+/H+ antiporter subunit E: MEVRTWPVVGVVFATLWVFVRGLPLSPSSLVGGFLAGLLVGLPVAFVFRRLYADRIDLGRGIRALPYAGLYLGAFTWELLRANVDVAYRVLSPGMPIEPEVILVPLRIESDVAITVIANSITITPGTVTLDYDEETNALYVHGVDGRDPEAIAEPIRTWEDYALGMFDEDASSSDPPPEIVVSGGERDSTTGDRNGGTDDD, translated from the coding sequence ATGGAGGTTCGGACGTGGCCGGTCGTCGGGGTCGTCTTCGCGACGCTGTGGGTGTTCGTCCGCGGCCTCCCGCTTTCTCCGTCGTCGCTCGTCGGCGGCTTCCTCGCAGGGTTGCTCGTCGGCCTGCCGGTCGCGTTCGTCTTCCGCCGGCTCTACGCCGATCGCATCGACCTCGGACGCGGGATCCGAGCGCTGCCCTACGCCGGGCTCTATCTCGGAGCCTTCACCTGGGAACTCCTGCGGGCCAACGTCGACGTCGCCTATCGGGTGCTCTCACCGGGAATGCCGATCGAGCCCGAAGTAATCTTGGTGCCGCTCCGGATCGAGTCCGACGTCGCGATCACCGTCATCGCCAACAGCATCACGATCACGCCTGGGACGGTGACGCTGGACTACGACGAGGAGACCAACGCGCTGTACGTCCACGGCGTCGACGGCCGCGACCCCGAGGCCATCGCCGAGCCTATCCGCACCTGGGAGGATTACGCGCTCGGAATGTTCGACGAGGACGCGTCGTCGTCTGATCCGCCGCCGGAGATCGTCGTCTCGGGCGGGGAAAGAGACAGTACTACGGGCGACCGGAACGGAGGAACGGACGATGACTGA
- a CDS encoding MFS transporter has translation MEPTTHTSDSAEARIPWDSPTVRIVLLSTLLAPLGVPLISPTLPVVRDTFGVTEPTASLLISAYFVAGIVLSPFIGALADRLGRRRVLAASLIVFGLAGGSIVVAPSFATVLLVRVVQGTAAAGIFVATVTIIGDTFEDARRNAVLGINTAVLSAGAAIFPLVGGVLVAVSWDAPYLLYLLAVPLGIAAWYVLEEPDAADERASESERRDGREPVDGGSEDEGVTIDGAYARGVLAAVGSGSVSAMYLATFAAELLLFGSVLTAVPFLLTGSYGLAPAVVGGVLTLAEGVSVVVAASNGRFARHATNPALVTVGFVCLGVGLGVAWLAGSVVGIAAATAIIGAGIGLVLPSVDAEVSDRVASRYLAGALSLRNSTTFLGRTLGPVAFAGIAATTGYAALLLGSAVVALAVAGVVAGVTLTADGGLLAPRSA, from the coding sequence ATGGAACCGACGACTCACACGTCCGACTCCGCCGAGGCGCGCATCCCTTGGGACTCGCCGACGGTTCGTATCGTCCTTCTAAGCACGTTATTGGCTCCGCTCGGGGTTCCGCTTATCAGTCCGACCCTGCCCGTCGTGCGCGATACGTTCGGCGTCACCGAGCCGACGGCCAGCCTGCTGATCAGCGCGTACTTCGTCGCCGGGATCGTCCTCTCGCCGTTCATCGGGGCGCTCGCCGATCGACTCGGCCGCCGCCGCGTGCTCGCCGCGAGTCTGATCGTCTTCGGCCTCGCGGGCGGTTCGATCGTCGTCGCCCCCTCGTTCGCGACGGTCCTGCTGGTCAGGGTCGTTCAGGGGACGGCCGCCGCGGGAATTTTCGTCGCGACGGTCACCATCATCGGCGACACGTTCGAGGACGCCCGGCGAAACGCGGTTCTCGGGATCAACACGGCGGTCCTCTCGGCCGGCGCGGCGATCTTCCCGCTCGTCGGCGGCGTGCTCGTCGCCGTCTCGTGGGACGCCCCGTACCTGCTGTACCTGCTCGCGGTCCCGCTCGGGATCGCCGCCTGGTACGTCCTCGAGGAACCCGATGCCGCCGACGAGCGGGCGAGCGAGTCCGAACGGCGCGACGGCCGAGAACCGGTCGACGGTGGGTCCGAGGACGAGGGAGTGACGATCGACGGCGCCTACGCTCGAGGCGTGCTCGCTGCCGTCGGCTCGGGGAGCGTGTCGGCGATGTACCTGGCCACGTTCGCGGCCGAACTCCTGTTGTTCGGCTCCGTCCTGACGGCGGTACCATTCCTGCTGACCGGCTCGTACGGTCTCGCGCCCGCCGTGGTCGGCGGCGTCCTGACGCTCGCGGAGGGCGTGTCGGTCGTCGTCGCGGCCTCGAACGGGCGGTTCGCGAGACACGCGACGAACCCGGCGCTCGTCACGGTGGGGTTCGTCTGCTTGGGGGTCGGGCTCGGCGTCGCCTGGCTCGCCGGCTCCGTGGTGGGGATCGCAGCCGCCACCGCGATCATCGGCGCGGGAATCGGTCTCGTGTTGCCGTCGGTCGACGCGGAGGTGAGCGACCGTGTCGCGAGTCGCTACCTGGCCGGCGCGCTGAGTCTCCGCAACAGCACGACGTTCCTCGGCCGAACGCTCGGTCCCGTCGCCTTCGCCGGGATCGCTGCGACGACCGGGTACGCGGCGTTGCTGCTCGGCAGCGCGGTCGTCGCGCTCGCCGTCGCCGGCGTCGTCGCAGGCGTGACGCTGACCGCCGACGGCGGCCTGCTCGCTCCGCGAAGCGCGTGA
- a CDS encoding complex I subunit 5 family protein: protein MTAGPSLGGSSQLVIAPMLIVLVTAVATLLLGRRPRARAAVSLGGGAAYAVAVAAIDWYVVLAPNAPGVATYQVGDWPAPFGITLVADGLSAFMLTMVAVLGVASLVFSTRHLPGGEGRSYYFPLFHFLALGVTGAFLTGDLFNLFVWFEVMLMASYVFVAYSGGPQHTRAAFWYVTLNLLASAVFLLAVGGIYATTGTLNMADLAQRLAEPAAYGLEPAPVIGLFGLLLSVFAIKAGLVPFQFWIPTAYRAAPPQITALLAGATKKVGIYAIIRLSFTVFAGAEIGVDLALPGPVAIDSTLSFVGAALFLMAGASILVGGIGAVGRDSMEGVFAYSSIGQVGFIAVPVAIAATVTGPDLRQLAIVAALVYALNHTLAKGLLFLAVGTVRSATGTSSFDGLGGLAKHSPPLAIAVFVASLALVGIPPLSGFFGKFLVFDAAARAGAGPVIVLLLVGSLLTIAYATRLWNRCFWGAQTPAVEAAAIDRVQVGVLVALAATILAVGVGFEPVYEFATAAAEAALDTEGYVEAVDPVGPAELADSSANGGDH, encoded by the coding sequence ATGACGGCCGGGCCGTCGCTGGGCGGAAGTTCGCAACTCGTGATCGCGCCGATGCTGATCGTCCTCGTGACGGCCGTCGCGACCCTGCTGCTCGGCCGCCGACCCCGCGCTCGAGCCGCGGTGAGCCTCGGCGGCGGCGCGGCCTACGCGGTCGCGGTAGCGGCGATCGACTGGTACGTCGTCCTCGCGCCGAACGCGCCGGGGGTCGCGACCTACCAGGTGGGCGACTGGCCGGCCCCGTTCGGCATCACGCTCGTCGCCGACGGGCTGTCGGCGTTCATGCTGACGATGGTCGCCGTGCTGGGCGTGGCGTCGCTGGTCTTCTCGACCAGACACCTCCCCGGCGGCGAAGGGCGGAGCTACTACTTCCCGCTCTTTCACTTCCTCGCGCTGGGCGTGACGGGCGCGTTCCTCACCGGCGACCTGTTCAACCTCTTCGTCTGGTTCGAGGTGATGCTGATGGCGAGCTACGTCTTCGTCGCCTACAGCGGCGGGCCCCAGCACACTCGCGCCGCGTTCTGGTACGTCACGCTCAATCTGCTCGCCAGCGCCGTCTTCCTGCTCGCCGTCGGCGGCATCTACGCGACGACGGGAACGCTCAACATGGCGGACCTCGCCCAGCGGTTGGCCGAACCAGCCGCGTACGGTCTCGAGCCGGCCCCGGTGATCGGCCTGTTCGGCTTGCTCCTGTCGGTGTTCGCGATCAAAGCCGGGCTCGTTCCCTTCCAGTTCTGGATCCCGACGGCCTACCGGGCCGCGCCGCCCCAGATCACCGCCCTGCTGGCCGGCGCGACGAAGAAGGTCGGTATCTACGCGATCATCCGCCTCTCCTTTACGGTCTTTGCCGGGGCGGAGATCGGCGTCGATCTCGCGCTCCCGGGACCGGTCGCGATCGATTCGACGCTGTCGTTCGTCGGCGCGGCGCTGTTCCTCATGGCCGGGGCCAGCATCCTCGTCGGCGGGATCGGGGCCGTCGGCCGCGACTCCATGGAGGGCGTGTTCGCCTACTCGAGCATCGGACAGGTCGGCTTCATCGCCGTCCCCGTGGCGATCGCGGCGACGGTCACCGGCCCGGACCTGCGCCAGCTCGCCATCGTCGCCGCGCTCGTCTACGCGCTCAATCACACGCTGGCAAAGGGGCTGCTCTTCCTCGCGGTCGGCACGGTCAGGTCGGCGACGGGGACGAGCAGCTTCGACGGCCTCGGCGGGCTGGCGAAGCACTCGCCGCCGCTGGCGATCGCGGTGTTCGTCGCCTCGCTTGCGCTCGTCGGTATCCCGCCGCTGTCGGGCTTTTTCGGCAAGTTCCTGGTCTTCGATGCGGCGGCTCGAGCGGGGGCCGGCCCGGTGATCGTTCTCCTGCTGGTCGGCTCGCTGCTGACGATCGCTTACGCGACCCGGCTGTGGAACCGGTGTTTCTGGGGCGCTCAGACGCCCGCGGTGGAAGCGGCGGCGATCGACCGCGTACAGGTGGGGGTCCTCGTCGCGCTCGCAGCGACGATCCTCGCCGTCGGCGTCGGCTTCGAGCCCGTCTACGAGTTCGCGACGGCCGCCGCGGAGGCCGCCCTCGACACCGAGGGCTACGTCGAAGCCGTCGACCCCGTGGGGCCGGCGGAACTGGCCGACTCGAGCGCGAACGGAGGTGACCACTAA
- a CDS encoding tRNA uridine(34) 5-carboxymethylaminomethyl modification radical SAM/GNAT enzyme Elp3: MSTETSEPTETEAFERVCETLVDRILAGEIERDEVEKAKLEACSEHSAPKVPKNSELLDYAPEEHRETLETVLRRKPVRTASGVSPVAIMTSPERCPHGKCLYCPGGPDSEFSSSQSYTGEEPAAARGVQNDYDPYGQVTLRLEQLRQIGHPVDKAELILMGGTMTARSHDYQEWFVKRALEAMNDFDVDKEPEPAEGISFAQDPAEYEWRYLEDVIAENETADVRNIGTTFETKPDWCDPEQIDRMLDLGGTKVEVGVQTTYERINREMHRGHGVQESIEANQRLRDSAFKVGFHMMPGQPGMSTEMCLEDFRRLFEQEQWKPDYLKIYPTLVVRGTATYDWWHRDEYEPLNNDEAADLIAEIKDMIPRYTRLQRVQRDIPADFIDAGVWKSNLRQLARQRMDDHDWTCDCIRCREAGMNDEKPENVELDVLTYDACGGTEHFISFEDFDRDLLVGFCRLRFPNDPVRPELENAALVRELHVYGSEVAVGSEPQSGSENASGQGPRASDGETDQHQHQGYGRRLMERAEALAADAGYDKLSVISGIGAREYYRNKLGYHQDGPYVSKRL, from the coding sequence GTGAGCACCGAGACGTCCGAACCGACCGAAACCGAAGCGTTCGAGCGGGTCTGCGAGACGCTCGTCGACCGGATCCTCGCCGGGGAGATCGAGCGTGACGAGGTCGAGAAAGCCAAACTCGAGGCCTGCTCGGAACACTCCGCGCCGAAGGTGCCGAAAAATTCCGAGCTACTCGATTACGCGCCCGAGGAGCACCGCGAGACCCTCGAGACGGTGCTGCGGCGCAAACCGGTTCGGACGGCCTCAGGCGTCTCGCCGGTCGCGATCATGACCTCGCCCGAGCGGTGTCCCCACGGGAAGTGTCTCTACTGTCCCGGCGGCCCGGACTCCGAGTTCTCCTCCTCGCAGAGCTACACGGGCGAAGAACCCGCCGCGGCCCGCGGCGTCCAGAACGATTACGACCCGTACGGGCAGGTGACGCTTCGCCTCGAGCAACTGCGCCAGATCGGCCACCCCGTCGACAAGGCCGAACTCATCCTGATGGGTGGGACGATGACCGCCCGCAGCCACGACTATCAGGAGTGGTTCGTCAAGCGCGCCCTCGAGGCGATGAACGACTTCGACGTCGACAAGGAGCCAGAACCGGCCGAGGGCATCAGCTTCGCGCAGGATCCCGCCGAGTACGAGTGGCGGTATCTCGAGGACGTCATCGCGGAAAACGAGACCGCGGATGTCCGCAACATCGGGACGACCTTCGAGACCAAGCCCGATTGGTGTGACCCGGAGCAGATCGACCGGATGCTCGACCTCGGCGGGACGAAAGTCGAGGTCGGCGTCCAGACGACCTACGAGCGGATCAACCGCGAGATGCACCGCGGCCACGGCGTCCAGGAGTCCATCGAGGCGAACCAGCGGCTGCGGGACTCGGCGTTCAAAGTCGGCTTTCACATGATGCCGGGCCAGCCGGGAATGAGCACGGAGATGTGTCTCGAGGACTTCCGGCGGCTCTTCGAGCAGGAGCAGTGGAAGCCGGACTACCTGAAGATCTATCCGACGCTCGTGGTGCGAGGCACCGCGACCTACGACTGGTGGCACAGAGACGAGTACGAGCCGCTGAACAACGACGAGGCCGCCGACCTGATCGCCGAGATCAAGGACATGATCCCCCGGTACACCCGCCTCCAGCGCGTCCAGCGGGACATTCCGGCGGACTTCATCGACGCCGGCGTCTGGAAGTCGAACCTGCGCCAACTCGCCCGACAGCGGATGGACGACCACGACTGGACCTGCGACTGCATCCGCTGTCGCGAGGCCGGCATGAACGACGAGAAACCCGAGAACGTCGAACTCGACGTGCTGACCTACGACGCCTGCGGCGGCACGGAACACTTCATCTCGTTCGAGGACTTCGATCGGGATCTGCTCGTCGGCTTCTGCCGGCTTCGGTTCCCGAACGATCCGGTCCGACCGGAACTCGAGAACGCGGCGCTGGTCCGGGAACTGCACGTGTATGGCTCGGAGGTCGCCGTGGGGAGCGAGCCACAAAGCGGCTCGGAAAACGCGAGCGGGCAGGGCCCGCGAGCGAGCGACGGTGAGACCGACCAGCACCAGCACCAGGGCTACGGTCGCCGCCTGATGGAACGCGCCGAAGCGCTCGCCGCCGACGCCGGCTACGACAAGCTGAGCGTCATCTCGGGGATCGGCGCTCGAGAGTACTACCGGAACAAACTCGGCTACCACCAGGACGGTCCCTACGTCAGCAAGCGACTCTGA
- a CDS encoding sodium:proton antiporter, with product MTAVVLAATIGALFALGTFLLLRRDLIRVVWGLAIVSQAANLYLLAMGGIAPATAESVPVLAGHGEDVPTTADPVVQALVLTAIVIGFGMTAFALVLSYRVYEEHDTLDVSELSDRE from the coding sequence ATGACGGCGGTCGTCCTCGCGGCGACGATCGGCGCGCTGTTCGCCCTCGGGACCTTCCTGCTGTTGCGACGGGACCTGATCCGGGTCGTCTGGGGGCTGGCGATCGTCAGCCAAGCCGCGAACCTCTACTTGCTGGCGATGGGCGGTATCGCGCCGGCGACCGCCGAGTCGGTCCCGGTGCTCGCCGGCCACGGCGAGGACGTGCCGACGACGGCCGATCCGGTGGTGCAGGCGCTCGTGTTGACCGCCATCGTCATCGGCTTCGGCATGACCGCATTCGCGCTCGTGCTGTCGTATCGGGTCTACGAAGAACACGACACGCTCGACGTGTCGGAGTTGAGTGATCGCGAATGA
- the mnhG gene encoding monovalent cation/H(+) antiporter subunit G: MIHDIVIVALIVVGAFFLTVGTIGLLRLPNVYNRMHATSKPTTLGTAAIFLAGFVEFGPGNEGLTALIGIGFLFLTVPTGSHMIARAAEQIGIPFLGSVTWPDETQVVRERAERVERQADDE; this comes from the coding sequence ATGATTCACGATATCGTCATCGTCGCGCTAATCGTCGTCGGCGCGTTCTTCCTGACCGTCGGCACGATCGGTCTGTTGCGCCTGCCGAACGTCTACAACCGGATGCACGCGACGAGCAAGCCGACGACGCTCGGCACCGCCGCGATCTTCCTGGCCGGTTTCGTCGAGTTCGGACCCGGCAACGAGGGGCTAACCGCGCTCATCGGAATCGGGTTTCTCTTCCTGACCGTGCCGACCGGCTCGCACATGATCGCTCGCGCCGCCGAGCAGATCGGTATCCCGTTCCTCGGGAGCGTCACCTGGCCGGACGAGACGCAGGTCGTGAGAGAACGCGCCGAGCGCGTCGAACGGCAGGCGGACGACGAGTGA
- the mbhE gene encoding hydrogen gas-evolving membrane-bound hydrogenase subunit E: MSPDQAVIVAAVALPFVAAALTPLFFRVLGEGTGFAGTLVALASFGLLATQYGAEGTVALQWIPSLNVALQFYVDGWALLFALLACGIGALIFTYSPAYMHGQSGLVRYYAALLAFMGSIVGVALAADLIAIFLFWELTSLASFVLIGYYTADESSQYAARMAMLVTVGGGLFLLVGLLLLSIVAGDVLGPASAFNLAAMLENPEAMQAALRERGLFLPVLGLLAVGAATKSAQVPLHFWLPNAMAAPTPVSAFLHSATMVKVGVYFVGRVRPMLVGEEWLLLFATLGLTTMTICAMLAVAATDIKELLAYSTASHLGLMIAGFGFTSVYGAETGVFHLLNHALFKAALFLVAGIIAHEAGTREIAKLGGLRRDLPVTAAITTVAALSMAGIPPFNGFYSKELLYEAAVEASHHHEIGALGWLYPAVAVFGSIFTVLYSLRFLSLFFGDRPDELGPVQSPPLTMLVSPALLALLAAVVSVDPQFAVDLVVQPGLEATAVDPHEMHVGLPTSYSTPVGMSAVTILVGVAAFPFYDRLHDAIGAIPRRVPPIGANWWYDALVGSLTDEGRWLAGRVHNGLLRTYATWTLGATCALALVGFAAAGALDPIRLGLEATPSIALVLLVAVVGALAVVLSDSHVAGVLTLSILGFMIAIFYILASAPDLALTQLVVETLVLVIFLLVIEEIPDGAAIGFSRSVRDAGLSLAVGVTAFVTVLVTTGARPAGPTDIARGFVAEAVPQGGGTNVVNVTLVDFRGFDTLGELVVIGLAAISILTLIVMRGRGDSDLIDTRAGDELLDDGSAGDGPVGTHADGGDAEGTDSDSTDAGSESERGDEE; the protein is encoded by the coding sequence ATGTCTCCCGATCAGGCGGTGATCGTCGCCGCGGTCGCGCTCCCGTTCGTGGCCGCAGCGCTCACGCCGCTTTTCTTTCGCGTCCTCGGTGAGGGAACCGGGTTCGCGGGGACCCTCGTCGCGCTGGCGTCGTTCGGTCTACTCGCGACCCAGTACGGGGCCGAGGGGACCGTCGCGCTGCAGTGGATCCCCTCGCTGAACGTCGCGCTCCAGTTCTACGTCGACGGCTGGGCGCTACTGTTCGCGCTACTGGCCTGCGGTATCGGGGCGCTCATTTTCACGTATTCGCCCGCGTACATGCACGGCCAGTCGGGCCTCGTCAGGTACTACGCCGCCCTGCTCGCCTTTATGGGCTCGATCGTCGGGGTCGCGCTGGCCGCTGACCTGATCGCTATCTTCCTGTTCTGGGAACTCACCAGCCTCGCGTCGTTCGTCCTGATCGGTTACTACACCGCCGACGAGTCCTCGCAGTACGCCGCCCGGATGGCCATGTTGGTCACCGTCGGCGGCGGCCTCTTCTTGCTCGTCGGCCTCCTCTTGCTCTCGATCGTCGCCGGCGATGTCCTCGGCCCCGCGTCGGCGTTCAACCTCGCGGCGATGCTCGAGAATCCCGAGGCAATGCAAGCCGCGCTGCGCGAGCGAGGACTGTTCCTGCCGGTGCTCGGACTGCTCGCGGTCGGCGCGGCGACCAAGTCCGCGCAGGTGCCGCTGCACTTCTGGCTCCCCAACGCGATGGCGGCCCCGACGCCGGTCTCGGCGTTTCTCCACTCCGCGACGATGGTCAAGGTCGGCGTCTACTTCGTCGGCCGGGTCCGTCCGATGCTCGTCGGCGAGGAGTGGCTCCTCCTCTTTGCGACGCTCGGACTGACGACGATGACGATCTGTGCGATGCTCGCCGTCGCGGCGACGGACATCAAGGAACTGCTCGCGTACTCGACGGCGAGTCACCTCGGGCTGATGATCGCCGGCTTCGGCTTTACCTCGGTCTACGGCGCGGAGACCGGCGTCTTTCACCTGCTCAACCACGCGCTGTTCAAGGCCGCGCTCTTTCTGGTTGCGGGGATCATCGCCCACGAAGCAGGCACTCGGGAAATCGCAAAGCTCGGCGGGCTTCGCCGCGATCTCCCCGTGACCGCGGCGATCACGACGGTCGCCGCCCTGAGCATGGCCGGCATCCCGCCCTTCAACGGCTTCTACTCCAAGGAACTGCTCTACGAGGCCGCCGTCGAGGCGAGCCACCACCACGAGATCGGTGCGCTGGGCTGGCTCTACCCCGCCGTCGCCGTCTTCGGGAGCATCTTCACCGTTCTCTACTCGCTTCGGTTTCTATCCCTATTCTTCGGCGACAGGCCGGACGAACTCGGCCCCGTCCAGAGTCCGCCGCTCACCATGCTCGTGTCGCCGGCGCTCCTGGCGCTACTCGCCGCGGTCGTCAGCGTCGATCCCCAGTTCGCCGTCGACCTCGTCGTCCAACCCGGCCTCGAGGCGACGGCGGTCGACCCCCACGAGATGCACGTCGGCCTCCCGACCTCGTACTCGACGCCGGTCGGCATGAGCGCGGTGACCATCCTCGTCGGGGTCGCTGCGTTCCCGTTCTACGATCGGCTCCACGACGCCATCGGCGCGATTCCGCGCCGTGTACCGCCGATCGGCGCGAACTGGTGGTACGACGCCCTCGTGGGCAGCCTCACCGACGAGGGCAGGTGGCTCGCCGGGCGCGTTCACAACGGACTGCTCCGGACGTACGCGACCTGGACGCTCGGCGCGACCTGTGCGCTCGCGCTCGTCGGCTTCGCCGCCGCGGGAGCCCTCGACCCGATCCGGTTGGGGCTCGAGGCCACGCCCTCGATCGCGCTCGTGTTGCTCGTCGCGGTTGTGGGGGCACTCGCCGTCGTGCTCTCGGATTCGCACGTCGCCGGCGTGCTCACGCTCTCGATTCTCGGGTTCATGATCGCGATCTTCTACATCCTCGCGAGCGCGCCCGACCTCGCGCTGACCCAACTCGTCGTCGAGACGCTGGTGCTCGTGATCTTCCTGCTCGTCATCGAGGAGATCCCCGACGGGGCCGCGATCGGGTTCAGCCGGAGCGTCCGCGACGCCGGCCTCTCGCTGGCCGTCGGCGTGACCGCCTTCGTCACGGTGCTGGTCACGACCGGCGCACGACCCGCCGGCCCGACCGACATCGCCCGCGGCTTCGTCGCCGAAGCGGTTCCGCAAGGCGGCGGGACGAACGTCGTCAACGTGACTCTCGTCGACTTCCGCGGCTTCGACACGCTCGGCGAACTCGTCGTGATCGGACTGGCCGCGATCTCGATTCTGACCTTGATCGTCATGCGCGGCCGCGGCGACAGCGACCTGATCGATACCCGGGCCGGCGACGAACTGCTCGACGACGGGTCGGCCGGGGACGGACCGGTCGGGACGCACGCAGACGGCGGAGATGCCGAGGGCACCGATAGCGACTCGACGGACGCCGGCAGCGAGTCCGAACGAGGTGACGAAGAGTGA
- a CDS encoding MnhB domain-containing protein yields MTTVIMRTTARAIVPIILVVAISLFVEGHNLPGGGFIGGVLTTTAFVIVYMAYGLDFLERGILGRDVDPGKEPSRDRVVVAYRRLFAYGFAVAVLSGLAPLVFGQAFLSQTFVILEGLPIYHHLEVASALAFDFGVYCVVVGGVLTILSVVGAE; encoded by the coding sequence GTGACGACAGTCATCATGCGCACGACCGCGCGGGCGATCGTCCCGATCATTCTGGTCGTCGCGATCTCGCTGTTCGTCGAGGGCCACAACCTCCCCGGCGGCGGCTTCATCGGCGGCGTCCTCACGACGACGGCCTTCGTGATCGTCTACATGGCCTACGGTCTGGACTTCTTGGAGCGCGGTATCCTCGGCCGAGACGTCGATCCCGGCAAGGAACCGTCTCGTGACCGCGTCGTCGTGGCCTACCGCCGGCTGTTCGCCTACGGCTTCGCGGTCGCGGTCCTCAGTGGGCTCGCACCGCTGGTCTTCGGCCAGGCGTTCCTCTCCCAGACGTTCGTCATCCTCGAGGGGCTGCCGATTTATCACCATCTCGAGGTGGCCAGCGCGCTGGCCTTCGACTTCGGTGTCTACTGCGTCGTGGTCGGCGGCGTCCTCACGATCCTCTCGGTGGTGGGCGCCGAATGA
- a CDS encoding monovalent cation/H+ antiporter complex subunit F, with product MTEADPAFLETAIRAALVLVSGLCVLCSYRVIHGPTNPDRVVALDAIATNVVAIAVLFALLTDRGLFVTVSLVLAIIGFIATVAVAKYVTEGEVIE from the coding sequence ATGACTGAGGCCGATCCGGCGTTCCTCGAGACGGCGATCCGGGCCGCGTTGGTCCTCGTCAGCGGGCTCTGCGTCCTCTGTAGCTACCGCGTGATCCACGGGCCGACGAACCCCGACCGGGTGGTCGCACTGGACGCCATCGCGACGAACGTCGTCGCGATCGCCGTGCTGTTTGCCCTCCTGACCGATCGGGGACTGTTCGTCACCGTGAGCCTCGTGCTCGCGATCATCGGCTTCATCGCGACGGTCGCCGTCGCCAAGTACGTCACCGAGGGCGAGGTGATCGAATGA